Below is a genomic region from Echinicola rosea.
CTTTATTAATTGACTAAAGGTGTTTTTATTTTCTCCCCTTAACAGTAAAGCAAAGCTTTCACTATCAAAATGAAATGGCCACATTTCTGTTTCGTCTCCTAAAGAAATGCTTGTTTCACTATGCCATATCGGTAGTCTTATTTCAAGCGATTTCTCACTTTCCAAGAGTTTTCCAATTAGTTTTTCAATAGTTTGATGTTTGATGGATTTTATATCACAAACGAATTTTGCGTTTAACTCAAAAAATCCATCAGCAAGACCCACTAGTGTATTTGAAATTAAGTTCAGATTAATTTCGTCAACCGAAATTGGATTTGGGAGGCTGTCTGGTGCATTCAAAAGCCATTTACGAAACTTTACAATTTTACTGTCACTCACATGAAGACCCACATAACTCAGAAACCGTTCTTTCTCAATTCTTTCATTTTTTGCCCACTCTAAAATTGCATCATCAACTAACTCTGATTCTATAATTTCGTTAGCAACAACCTTTAATGAAGGATTGAAGCCCAGTACATTCTCCCAAGAAATTTTATCCAGTTTTATCCTTTTGTTTGTCGGGGTCCTTTGCCATTGCAAGAAAAGAAACTCAATTAGGTCAATCGCATTCTCACCTTTTCTAAGTATAACTGAGTTTACGCCATTTTGAAATGTAAACTCACAGCATATCAAGTTATTGACTTGCCCGTTACCATTTTCTTCTTCAATATTTGAATAAACATAAACATCACTGGCACGAAGGTTGAGTTTCCTAGTCAAATCACTATATCTACTCGACAAAAGACCCTGATCGTTGTAAAACTCCAATTTGTCTTCTTTATCCAGTAAAACATAGTTGCCTGTAAGCGGCAGCCATTCGTTGGATAGAGTTTCCACATTGTAATCATTCAAGTAACACTTTCCTTCAGAAGCTGTATGAATCAAAAGAATCAGTTGATCTGTATTATTAATTTTATGGTCTTGATCCTCAACTAGATTCATCACACGAGCGATTAGTTCATCGGTGATGTTTTCACTTGATATCTTGAATATTCTTTTAGCGGCTTTTTCTGTTAATAAAGAGTTCTGTACTGCTAATTCTACAAAAGACAAAATGGTTGGAATTGACTTTTCATTTTCCAAATTCAAAAGTTTACTTCTGGACAGTTGAATTTCAAGATCTTCATGATGAATTATAATTTGATCATTTGAAATATCTATGTCTGCTAGGGCGATTTTATAGGTGGCAGTCTCTATGGAGATTTTATCTTGAACGTCTTTGAGTTCCAAACCGTCATTACCAATTAATTCAGATAAAAATTCAAGTTTTACCTTATTCTCAGAAATTTCATCGGTTCGATAGCTGAGAACTACCTCATTTAGTTTATTGAATAGTTGGATTTTAATATCCAAACTAGCAGTGCTTACAACTTCGATAAGCTCTTCCGAGTTGTCTGGAGTTGAAAGTTGAACTAATTCGCTGTAAAGCTTTTCATTTCGATTTGGAACTAAGTTGCCAAATTCAGTTAATGAATTTGGAAGCTTAACAAAAAGTGTTTTGTGGTGCCTTTCTATATAGGTATTAAGATAAGTGTTTCCCTTGGTGAAATAGTTTTTTTCGGCACCTTTGATTAAATTAAGTGTGCCTTCCTCTTCTATTATGTAGTAATTAGTAAAAACATCGATACCAACGTTTCCTGCAAATTGAAGAAAGTAGCTTATTTCTTTGCTATTTAATGTATAGTTGTCGCTAGTTAAAATATCAGCATTATCATCAATTTTTAGACAATTAAGCTCATACCCAAATAAAAATTCTTTATCAGGTACTTGAACATCAAAGGTTTCATCCAAAAGTGTTTGAATTTCATCATAACTTTCAAAATCTAAACTGGACAATTGGGGATGGTAAAATGGAGCCAATACCTCTTTAATTTCGCCATTGAAAAAGATAGATTGGGTTGCCGAACTCAGATTATCACCATCTTCATCATTTCCTTGTTGGAAGAAAAATTCAACATCAGAAAGGACAGACTGTCTTTCAGAACTAGACAATGAAATAATCTTATTAGCTATATCATACCAAAATGGTTGAACTACACTATTAAATATTTTTGAATCATCTGACTCTAGATAAGTCTCTATTTCTTTTGATCGTTCAGTAGAATTAATGATATACGGAGCTAACCATGTCTTGTTTGTTGATTTTAGGAGATGCTTTAATCTTACACAGTCACCTTTGGCATTCTGAAATAATCTTAATTCTTGTAAACGTTCTTTACGCCTGCCTTCCTCTATCATGTCTTTTAACGCAACAAAAACGGATTGCTTTTCAGATGGACTGAGCAACTCTACTTTTCCATTACTGATTATCTCAAATATTTTAGGCTGACTCCTTAACTGACCATTTGTGTTCAAATAAGGACTGTAGTTCCTGAAAAAATCATAATCATCTAGGTTGGTTAAATTTATTTTTAAACCTATTCTTTTGAGAGTTTCAGTTATTGATGCCAGGTTATTATGAATAATCAGGTAACAATCATCTTGAACTTGGGCTATCTCATTATCTGATAAAAGCTGCCCATCATCAAAATGGAATAGTTTTAAAGCTTTTAAATTGTTTTTGAAACTATCTGATTGGACTCGCTCTTTATTGAAATATTGTAACTCTTCAAAAACTACATTTATTCTTGTAGGGCCTTGTTCTAACCATTTATTCACATGTGTAGCAACTTCTTGTTTTTGAAGCAGTGTGAAAATATCAAAGGGTAGTGGGTTTAGTTTCTGGAAAGCTTTTTCCCTTATGAGATCAGGTGATTCAGGTCCCCAATAAAACCAATTAAAGCTTGAAACGCCATAAATTTCCGGAGATACTTCAATGTTTGTCTTTTTGATCTTTGGTTGAAGATGCGTCAACGTAAAGCTATTGTCGGACATGAATTGACGAACAGGAATAAGCTTCTTTAATACCTTGGTGATTTCATCAATGAATGGTTCTTTAACCCATTGTCTTTCGTAAACATGACTTTCACTGGAAGTTAGGAGGGCGGCATATAGGTCTAAAAACTTTTTGTTTTGGCCGTTTTCATAAATTGAAAGCAACTCTGTTTCCAGTCGTCTGGCAATTACTCTCAGCAGACGTTCATTGATACCGTCTTCTCCTTGAGTACCTTTATGAAGGAAGGTTCTTGAGCTGGCTTTGTAAAAAGCGTTGGAGTGTAATACAAAGTTGAAATTGTGAACTTCTTCACTCAATGGGAAATACAAGTAGAAGTTTGGAGCTCCTTTAAAGTAATCGCCTATTTCGTTATACCCCCGAAAGCCAAATAGAACTTCAATATCATCTTCTTTTTCAAATTTTGTCTTTTGGTCGTTGGTTAGCTCTTCTTTATTTGTGACACCAAACCTTATAAACAAGTAATCTTCAGTGTGGTCTGCTTTGGTTATTTTGAAATAATGATAGTGAAGATCCGGTTTGTGTATAGGTTCGTCTTTATTTAACTGAACCGTATTAAGAAGTTGGTGCGCTTTCTTATCGGCTTCAGCTGTTTCTTGCAGAATTGCCAAAGAAAACCTTACCCCTTCTCCAAGATTTTTATCTGCCAGATCATTTTCTTTACCTGATCCAAGTTTTATGAAAAAGAGAGAGCCTTCTTTGTACGTTTCTTCATTGAGAATATCCTTATAGTTTGATACCCACCTTTGGAGTGCTCCGATTTCATTTGATGTAAATACAGGTAAATTAGCGGGTTCTCCATTTGTGAGAATCACATTTTCATCAACAATTTCATTCTCAGGTAAACCAGGAAAGCAGGTAATAAGAATTTTGAAAAGCCAGGGATGTTTATCAGCAATTTCAATTTTATCTTCGTGGGTTTTAAAATCAATGTCAACAGGTTCGATTTTTGTTTCTGCTGATGCAAGGTTTGTAATCTCGTTATTTTGCCAACTAAATAAAATTGGTCCTGAAGGTTCGGAACTAAGTAGTTCATCCAAACCATTTTCTTTACCTACCAAACGGTGCGCAAGCTTAAAGCCTATACCAAACTTTCCGATACTTTGGCTATCCGCTGTTTTGGTAGAAGAACCTACATTTAAAATAGAACGAATACTATCAAAATTGAACATTTTGCCATTATTGGCAATCAAAACGTAATGGTTCCCATCAATCTCGTCCCTTCCCCATGCCATAGTAAAATGGCTCGCTCCAGCATCAACTGCATTCTGGAGAAACTCATAAACGGCTTGACCGTCTTTTGCCATGTCTAGGAAGCTCTGCAAGAAATTTCCAATACCTTGTTCTGCCTTGCCATAGCCTTCTTTGTCTCCGTGATAGACTTCAAACCAACCAAACTCTCTTTTCCCATTCTCACTGATTCGAAATGTGCCCATGTTATGCTCATTTCTATTAGGAAGATCACGTACGATTTCCTTGTAGAAAGTTCTGTATTGACGGATGTTCTTGATCTTCATCCTTAAATCATCTTTTCAATTTTTGTAATCACTTCTTCAATGGCCAAAGAATTAATCCCGCCTTTTTCACTCTCTGTGGTGGTAAATAGATTCTCATCCATTTTATATCCGTTGTCTTTGTAGAATTGAAGTTTCTTTTCCCAGTCTGCTTTGTAGCTGGGTAATGACATCATCCCTAAATGTTCCAGGATTACGATATCTCCGGCAGCATCTATGAAGGTAAAGTCCGGAATACGCTTCTGTCCGTTTTTGCCCAAGAATTCCCGTTCATATTCAAACTCGATACCCTTCTCTACCAGCATATTGGCGATAATCACTTCTGACTTGCTTCGCACCAGCAAACCTTCTTTTTTGGTCTTATGAATTAGCCCTTCCGCAAAGGGAATACTGTGCTTTTCTTCTCTTACCGAGTAAGCAAACAGATGGGTATTTCGCTTAGCCGTTTCAGAATATTGTGGTTTGGATAGGTTGATAATCCATTGTGGCGTATCACCTTCAATGAGAAGAATCAACTGCTTTTTAGCTCTGGTTAAAGCCGTGTAAATCAGCTCCCGAGAGATAATCCGACCCGTTTTAGGTATCACCAAAAACACATAGTCAAAATCACTTCCCTGACTTTTATGCACAGTAATGGCATATGCCAGTTCTAGGTTACTTGAATCATTTTCGGCTTGACCTTGACCTCTGTATCCAAATGTGATTTTGTCGTCAACTCCTGCAAATACCACATTGGCAAAGCCTTTATTGGTTGCTTTTACCAACCCCAGCTGCCCATTGGATAATTGATGCTTTTCACCGCCCGGAAATCCTTCTTTCCATTCGTTTACCGTTTGGATCACCTTATCGTAAAAGCCAATCTGATATTCGCCTATAGAAACTGTTCCCTTTAATCCTGTTCTAAACTGTTGCTGAAAAATCCGGTTCAAATTGAAGGAACCCCAATACGGTGCCTTAACCGGACTGAGCAATTGAAAGGCTTCAATTTTGCCTGTATCAATTTTGCTTCCGTTCACACCTAAAAAGGCATTGAGTTTGGCATAGTCCCTTTCGTCTTTTAGCCCAAGTTTATCAATCAGTAAGGCGTTTAATGCTTTTACCAATGACTGCTCATCTTCCCAGGTTGCTACATGCAAATCGTTAAGTAATGAATTGTCTCCTAACTTTTGGAAAATGGCATCCGCATCTTTACTTGGCTTTAATCCTGAATACCAGGATGCAAGGGTTAAGGTATCTGAATTGGCTCCATCAACGTTTCTTACCACTTCTTTCAACCTTGCCAGTGCATTGGTAGCGTCATAGTCTTCATGCTCGGTCTCCAAGTTATCAAGGCAAGTGCAGAAATCTGCAAAGGGCCTTCCTGCTCCGATTGGCGGTAATTGGTAAGGGTCTCCAACGAGAATAAGTCGTTTGATGTGTCCCAAATCCAATGCTTGCATTAAGGCATACAAATCATCTTCAGTAAGCATGGAGCACTCATCCACAATTACGTTTTGTTTGCCTTTGTATTTTTCGGGTCCCGAAAACCGTGGTTTCATTCGGTTCCAATCAAATCGCTTTTGCTTATTTAAAAATTGAGCAATGGTGAACGCTTCACCACCCGCCATTTTGCCCAGTTTCACTCTGGCTTTGCCTGTTGGTGCTAAAAGGAGGATGCCTTCGCTGGTAAGTGATTGGCAGCCGAATAAAGCACCCAATACGGTAGTTTTTCCGGTACCTGCTGGGCCAAGCAGAACGGAAATTTTCCTTCCTGTTATGCGCTTTAGGGCTGAAACCTGATCCGATAGTGCTGCCGCATGTTTGGGATTACTTGGTTCGAAGATTATCCCATTGTTGTAAATTGATTGCTTGATTAATTGTTCCCAGTTTTCATCAACAGGGTCTAATTCTTTTTTAGCGCGGGCAATTAATACCTTTCTGAACCAGGATTCAATGTCATTGTACTTAGCCAGTTGAAGCGAATGTATTTCTTCTGCATCTATAAAACTGATTTGCTCTTTGATGAACTCAATATTGGTGACCACGTAGTTGGCAGGAAGCACCGTATTCCGTTGCAGATTGAGTGTGTTGATGGTCTCGGTAATCTCGTTTACCGAAACAAGTGTGTCTCCGTTTTCCGCTGCACCTTTCAATACTTGAGTGATTATGGCCCTGATGCGTCTTTGGTCTAGTGGAGAATCCACCAATTGCGGCTTCTCAGGCACATGCTCTCCCTGAATCGCTTTATCTTCAAATAGGCCATTGTCTAAGGTTTCAACGGCTATAGGATAGTCTTCAAGGTCTCCTTCATCCAGTTCTGCTATACGATAAGGATTGAGTATTAGCTCAGCATCTGTTGACTTATAACCGAGTTTGGTTCGGGTACCGGCATCAAACCAGTTTTTGATTTGTTTTTCTGTGAGTTCAAATCTGGAAAGCAGCATCAACAAGTTCTTGCGTTCTGTGCTTTCATTGAGCCAGATATCCCTGAAATGCGGCAAATCAGCAGCATAGGGTTTTCGACCCAGATTGATGTGCTCATAAATAGCATCTTCCCAGGCATCCCATGGATTGTCTTTGGTGTCTAAGTGATTTTCTGCTCGTAAGTCTTCTTCCAGTAAATGGCCGTATTGAAAACCCAACGCCAACAAGGCATTGCCAAAGGATGGGAATGGCCCCATACTTTCCTTTACCTTGCCAATTTGCTTGTCTATCCAAATAATGTGTTGATCCCAAACGTCTTTGACAATCCCATGTTCTTTGATGCGCTCAATGATGCTGCGCAATTTGCCCAGAACCACCAAAACAGAACTGTCATTTACATGCTCACTGCCATAAGCAAATTCATCTATGATTTCCTGCCTACTGGCCGTTTCCTGCAGGGTGAGCTTGATTTCATTTAGCAGATCCTGCTTGTTCTTTTTCCCTTCTTTGGTTTTTAGCTGAAAGTCATCCGGTAGTTCGAGGTACTCGTGATAGGGAAGTAGAATGCCTTCGCTTGCCGCATCATTTGGGCGAATGCCATGTGAGATCAGTCTGTCCCACAAGGGGTAAGTGTAATCGGCTGTGGTTTCGTATTTGAGAATCTTAGATTTGGTTTTTATAGAACCAATGCCCACAATTAACCTGCGGCTGTCTTCGTCTATCGGGTTTGCACCTTTGGCATAAAAAATCACTAAGGAATGCTCTTCTTTGATGGGCTCGAAGAAGCGTTTTAATAGGGCTTCCTGCGTTTTGCTGGTATACACCCAAGACGAAGGGAAAGGTGGATTTTCATCATGTGGAATGTCCGGATACCATTCCCTTATGGTGGCTTGATTGCCCCTTAGCATCCACCAAAAAGGAACCGCAAAGCAGCTATACGGGGGCACTTCAATAGTGGTGGGCTTAAGCTTGGTGTGTGGAATATCTTTCCAGCCCGGTTTATTGTAAGGGTGATTGAACTGACGCTTGTATTTTCGGAAACTCATAAAACTACCACCTTCTGCTTTGCAGGGCGGCAACTGACTGTCTTGCAATTCAGCCCAGTGTTTACCTGCTAAGGCTTCTTCCGATTGATCATTTTTTTCTTGATAAATTCGGGGCAGGTTGAGGCAAAAAGCATTTTGCGAAGGGTGTTTACAAACCGCTCCGTTCCATTTGCTATCGTGCCAGGCTACTCTGATGGATAAATGCTGGTTCATATGTTTGCTGTTTCTTTAACGAGGTGGTTTACCCTAACCATACCGCTCAATAAGTATTGGATTAATCCTGTTTTGAGGGATTGGAGTTTGGAGTATTTTGTTTTGTCTTGTTTCATCAAATTCTTTATCCCTTTTAGAGCGTTGACAAAAAACAGCTCTTTTGGTTTTTCAAGCGTTGGCTTTTGTGTCGGCAAAAACCAAATGTGCTGTTTGTGCGTTGGCTCTTTTCGCATGGCATACAACGCCCTGTGTAGAAGCAGTAGCAGCCTTTATTTCATCAATATCCCGAAAGCAACTACCGTTGACCAGCGACTTACGGTTCCTGCTTGAACCAAAAAAAAGCTATTGCTTCTACACCTTGTTATAGTGCGTTTGTTTTGTTTCCGTTATCAGTCTTCCCTTTTGAACCCTTGATCCAGCCAAGGTTTTTGCACAGACCTCAACTGTCAGGGTGACCTTCTTTTTTCCAATCTCCCCCTCCTTTCGGCTTCCTTCAATCGCTCCCCTCAAATCGACAAACCGGGAGGCGAAGCCCCTCTTCTTCCTTTCCCCTTCATCCTCCTTTTTCAAAACCCTTCAATGAGCCGCCAAAAACATCGCTAAATGAAGCTAAAAAGCTCACCCAATGCGCTATAACGGTCCGGCTATGCGTAGTGCGGGATTTCAAGGCACTTTACTGTCCGCCTACCGTAAAGTTTGATTAATGTAAATGCTTTCATGTCAGCACTTTCACCCGCATTACGTATAGCCATTGTTGGCGTGTCGTGCTTTTTATTTTCCACTTTTTCGTCTGTTGTCTTCTTTACAAAGCATTTGACAGTTTTCAGCACTTGTCTTTCCGCCTTCATGCCAAGGTGTTATGTGGTCAGCTTCCATTTCTTCAATTTCAAAACTTTCTTTACAGACGACACAAACTCCCTTTTGTCTTTCATATGCTTCTCTTTTTTGACTTGGGCTAAAAGCTCGAATATTTAAGTACTTTTCTTTGCCTGTTAGTACATAGTGATAAATGCCTTTTTTCTTTGTAACATCTTCATCAAGCATCAAAGAGGAAATCTGTTTTTCTAATTCTTTAGAATCAATTTTTACGTCTTTGAATTCGTTGTACAAAAAGCCCCAATCAATCCCTTTCATTTCCCTACGATATTTTGGAAAAACAGCTCTGACCCAATTTATTACACTTTGAAAATAGAGCCACAATTCATTGGCATTAGGTTCGTGTTGATTTTTTGCCATGTATGATTCGATTGCATCATCACTTATCCATTTAATTGTCGTTTCGAGATAATCTTGTCGAATTGCTGAACCATTCATTAAATCACCACCTAAACTGTATGCTGCACAACCATTTTTACTGAAATATCTCTTTGCATCAGAAACCCAAGAACCTGAATAAACTGCATTTCTTAATTCCTGGTCAGTCAGTTTTTCACCTGCAATGTTGATAGTTCTGAACCATTCGAGCTTTTCACTATCTGAACCGCTACACAGGTATACCATCAATTTGTAATTTAGAATTTGCTCCTTTTCATCGGACTGTAGATTATGGAAGTACCTATCGTTAAATGCAAAATCACCTTCAACAAATTGAGCAATTGATATTGTCCGTTGTTGGCCGTCAATAACTTCATAATTCCCATCTTCTCTTACTGCCCAATACATCACATTAAGTGGAAACTCCTTTGTTATTGTATTAATAACAGCATCTCTCTGTTTATCCTTATAGATAAATTCTCTTTGATAGGGTGGACGTATATCCAATTTGCCTCCATAGCCAACAACTCCACCTTCTTCATTGTCTTCGTAATTATTGGTCAAATCTCTAACCGTGATTTCTTTTAATTCTATGTTCATTTTTAGGCGATTACTTTTTTGTTTTTAATGAGAATGCGAGCATAAATCTTCTTTCCATTAATGTAAGGATAGCCATGATTAAACTCATCAATTTTTGTTGTTACCATTTGACCAATTAATTCAAATTGGTCAGGATTATACTTGCTCATAAATGTTATTGGTACTCCCATAATGCCTTCAAAATCCATTGGGATTTCTCTGGCTTTATCCACATTTATTGCATCGTAGTTGTCATATTTAGGATACTCTTCTTCATTTCCGTAATATTTTTTAAAGAGTATCATGTCTTCGTGCCTTTTTTTAATCTCCAAATTGGTGTACCAAACTACACCCGATACTCGAATCATTCCTTCTTTGTGGTCCGTATCTGAAGCGTAATCTTCATAATGAGGATTAATGAAATGAGCCATGTTTCGATTAAATCCGTAGCCTAACCAAATCTTATTATCCTTTAAATATTTGAATATCTCCTTATATGTTATGGCGTTTTGGTGTCCAATGATTATGAATTTTTTATCGTGTTCAATTAATTGGGTAACATACTCTCGAAAAAGTGAGAAAGGTGGGTTTGTTACAACAATATCTGCTTGTTCTAATAGCTCAATGCTTTCTTTACTTCTAAAATCTCCATCGCCTTTTAAATGTACTATTCCTATTTCTTCAGGGTCAGGCACGTTATTTCCATTTTTATCTCCTGTATATTCTAAATAAATGGCTTGTTCTGAATCATTCAGGCTGAATAAGTCACGTTCTTGATTTTTGTAGCAAGTTGTAATTAGTCTTTTTAGACCAAGTCTTTCAAAATTGTATGAGAAGTAATGAAAGAAATTACTAATTCTTGGGTCATCACAATTACAATAAACAGTCTTGTCTTTGAAATGCTTCTTATAGTGTCTCAATTCTTTCTCAATGTCGGAAAGCTGGGTGTAGAATTCATCCTTTTTAGACTTACTTGCTTTATGTAAATGTTTGTTTTCGTTCGGCATAGTTTAATTTATGTCGTCAAATTTATGTTCGTATTATCGTTTACTTTGTCGTTTTCCGCATGCACGCCAACGGTTAGTATATGAAAAGTAGGCGGTTTCGAAGCTCAAAACTTTCAGTTAAGTATTGAGTTTGATACGAGCCAAAACCCTTGGTTTTACTACTATTTCGCCTATTTTTTATATACATTGTTATGCCTTCGCCTTTTATTTTATTTATTCTGAATTTGTCGTGATTCCGTCATAAAAATAGTCAACTATGTATTTGTCGAACGTATCTATATAATCGTATGACTTAATCATCTCTTTCCCGATTTTATGAAATATTTCGATTGCATTGTGAATGTTCAAATTTTCATCCAAGAAGTTGATTATACCATTTTGATGCAATTTCCGTGAAATCATTCTTGGCATACCATATTCCTCTAGTTGATAAACAACCGATGGAAGGAATGCGTGAGAAACCCTAGAAACAAAAGGAGCTACATCTGTTCCGTTGTTAATTATTTCTTTTTGAAGAATGTTTATATCACTTATTAAGGAAGATAGATTAAAAGCAGCTGTCCTTTCCAACTTGAAAAATTGCTCAATATCAATATCAAATTCGTCTAATTCATCTAAAAGTTCAGGAATTGTACTTCCCCAATTCTCAACTAGAACTTTAACAAACTCTACAAATTTCCTATGTTGGATACCATACGGACCATCACCCCATTCGCCTGGTTGTAAACTAATTATTTTCCATAATAGTCTATCCCAAGATTCCGGTTCGTTAGAATTTAGATATGAAAGCCCATTCCATTCCTCTGGATTAGATTTCATTTGTCTTGCCGTTTCTTTGATAAATTCCGAATTATTAGATTGGAAAATATTTTCTTTTAATAGCCTATCATAAGATTCTTTTCCAAGAATATCGTACATCTCATTTTTAAATGTTACAATTTTGGCGATTTGCTCATTGTCTAAACTTGAACTGTAAATATTTTCGTCCAAGTCACCTAAAATAGTGTCTGGAAATGGAATGTCTAGCTGAGTTGTTCCTTCTTGAGGTGGTGGTTCAAGTAAGTATATTTTACCAATAAAATACTTAAACATTCTACCTCCTCTGCCAATAATATTTTTATAGGTAAAACTGTCTAAAATACTGTTGCCACCACTTTTTCGATTTCGCCAAATAATAACGTTTTCTGCGGATGTATTTACACCTTCTATTATTGATGAAGTAGAGATAATATTATTTAATCCTTCTTGTTCTTCAAATAACTTGACTTGAATCTGACTTATAGAACGATGCAATTGACCATTATGAATGCCAACACCTCTTTTCACCAGATTAGTTAGTTTCCAATTAGCTCCATAATTTATTGTTAGCCAATTAGCAAATTCTACCATTAAAGGTTTGTCGGAAATTGGAAGGTTTTCATTTAATAGATTTGAAACTTTGTCTATTTGCGGATATGATGCAGCATAAATAAGTGACTTTGTTTTGGTTTCTTCAAGAATTTTCAGAAGCACTTCGCCTTTTTGAAGTTCTTTTTCAATTCTGTCTCCTTCAATTTCTTTGTATGGTTCAAAGCGTTCAAGATAAACTGTGCTGAATCCTAATTTATCCTCAAAAGCCATATCTTGAGTAAATACATTATCACCAATAGAAGTTATGTTGGGAGCTAAGAAATATTTTTGTTTCGATTTAAGACCTAGTTTAATAATTGCCTTTAGCAGAGATGGAGACCTAGATTTATCATATACAGAACTTGCTTTATAGAACTCATCAATTATTAAAATATCAATACTGTCGATTTTATTTACATAATTCATTGCCCTTTCTTGTGGGAAAATAAAAATGTTTCTTTCAGCAAGCTCAACTTCAGTAGTTGTTATAATTTTATAACTATTCGCGAACTTCTTGTATAAACGTCTCCTTGTCTCGTCAGTTAGAGCAATTGTCGGGACGATTATCACTACATTATCAGGCTTTTTAATTGAAATAAAAGCATCTATCACAAAGCTTTTCCCAAAGCTTGTTGGAGCACTTACTGCAATGTTTTCTCCATTAACTAATCGTTTTAATAATGACGATTGTTCTCTATGCAAGGTGGCTTGTTTACCTCCTATATCGACCTTGAATATTTCAAATACAAATCTGTCTTCCCAATTAGCAGTATCAGCTTTGAGGTATGGATATAGACCTGTTTCACGAATTAAATGATTTACTAATGGTGAATATTCAATTTCGTTTCTTTCGTGATAATCCAATAGTTTAATTAGCTCATTTCTAGCTTGAACCTCTTTACGTTCAATTAAGAATTGATTGACTATATGACAAGTTTCAAATATTTCCATTGGTTAAGAATTTTTATAGAAGTCAGCCATTGAAACAAACTTGTCCACAATAGTTTTCTTGAGTGGAACAGGAAATAAAATCAAATGAAATTTGATTTGAGAATACTGTGGTATTCCACCGATTTTATTTAATTGTTTATTGAAAAATGATTCCGCTCTTTTTTTATGATATGCAATCATTTCGGTTTTATATTCATCAGAAATTATGTTGTGATTTTGGGTTAT
It encodes:
- a CDS encoding AAA domain-containing protein translates to MKIKNIRQYRTFYKEIVRDLPNRNEHNMGTFRISENGKREFGWFEVYHGDKEGYGKAEQGIGNFLQSFLDMAKDGQAVYEFLQNAVDAGASHFTMAWGRDEIDGNHYVLIANNGKMFNFDSIRSILNVGSSTKTADSQSIGKFGIGFKLAHRLVGKENGLDELLSSEPSGPILFSWQNNEITNLASAETKIEPVDIDFKTHEDKIEIADKHPWLFKILITCFPGLPENEIVDENVILTNGEPANLPVFTSNEIGALQRWVSNYKDILNEETYKEGSLFFIKLGSGKENDLADKNLGEGVRFSLAILQETAEADKKAHQLLNTVQLNKDEPIHKPDLHYHYFKITKADHTEDYLFIRFGVTNKEELTNDQKTKFEKEDDIEVLFGFRGYNEIGDYFKGAPNFYLYFPLSEEVHNFNFVLHSNAFYKASSRTFLHKGTQGEDGINERLLRVIARRLETELLSIYENGQNKKFLDLYAALLTSSESHVYERQWVKEPFIDEITKVLKKLIPVRQFMSDNSFTLTHLQPKIKKTNIEVSPEIYGVSSFNWFYWGPESPDLIREKAFQKLNPLPFDIFTLLQKQEVATHVNKWLEQGPTRINVVFEELQYFNKERVQSDSFKNNLKALKLFHFDDGQLLSDNEIAQVQDDCYLIIHNNLASITETLKRIGLKINLTNLDDYDFFRNYSPYLNTNGQLRSQPKIFEIISNGKVELLSPSEKQSVFVALKDMIEEGRRKERLQELRLFQNAKGDCVRLKHLLKSTNKTWLAPYIINSTERSKEIETYLESDDSKIFNSVVQPFWYDIANKIISLSSSERQSVLSDVEFFFQQGNDEDGDNLSSATQSIFFNGEIKEVLAPFYHPQLSSLDFESYDEIQTLLDETFDVQVPDKEFLFGYELNCLKIDDNADILTSDNYTLNSKEISYFLQFAGNVGIDVFTNYYIIEEEGTLNLIKGAEKNYFTKGNTYLNTYIERHHKTLFVKLPNSLTEFGNLVPNRNEKLYSELVQLSTPDNSEELIEVVSTASLDIKIQLFNKLNEVVLSYRTDEISENKVKLEFLSELIGNDGLELKDVQDKISIETATYKIALADIDISNDQIIIHHEDLEIQLSRSKLLNLENEKSIPTILSFVELAVQNSLLTEKAAKRIFKISSENITDELIARVMNLVEDQDHKINNTDQLILLIHTASEGKCYLNDYNVETLSNEWLPLTGNYVLLDKEDKLEFYNDQGLLSSRYSDLTRKLNLRASDVYVYSNIEEENGNGQVNNLICCEFTFQNGVNSVILRKGENAIDLIEFLFLQWQRTPTNKRIKLDKISWENVLGFNPSLKVVANEIIESELVDDAILEWAKNERIEKERFLSYVGLHVSDSKIVKFRKWLLNAPDSLPNPISVDEINLNLISNTLVGLADGFFELNAKFVCDIKSIKHQTIEKLIGKLLESEKSLEIRLPIWHSETSISLGDETEMWPFHFDSESFALLLRGENKNTFSQLIKKYRVIYPSEVYYDFAESNHTKLDYQIDFYDCEEPVEHNEPFYISWLRDNNVKLFRCDKLLFEFSIDSDGSKATIGIIEYRNVEVQEDEDGQTIIYYERSLSLENLSEELNKLGFNDDSTLIDELIHSKDKMLSAFYHALTSSGRDDFDSDDSKKILDVLNERSLDEKRNEIIEEIKSNEKYSYKWFISYLEYLLTFEELSDTISQKSISFQRIERFYNDGIPSKKYFKLKGANSLIPLNIEAFENFSITLVFSNKLRENVLVEGVSKKGQDLLVYVPKGIEDKLVTNFDRVVNISINFTPVLDLLQRLATAFSNNEIITPWVSIEDSLPPLHFIYGPPGTGKTTKLVNTLVDKFEKDFSFKALILVPTNKAGDVLAKRLVQQNSQIGVLRIGGPTDPELEQMDEDIYQISVDENIFDSCNVIITTIHRLPYYQVSAEHGANFKLFDQDKAKWDLVIFDESSMIGLTYFAFALHALIAKEKIIIAGDPKQIPAVVDVSDKKLEELAMGDESIYKMLGIESFDPNEQHLRSTDSIDNLQIQYRSVEVIGNLFSTISYKSLLKHGRDFEERPIKELPNNFYAPIKSKISFIDLPIDVSNSIMEPKKLLYSPYHVYAGIIASELISNLDKCIDNNEKYTVGIISPYKAQAMLMNKLLTSSGISNNITVFCDTVHGFQGDECDIVLFVVNPNNTYYTGHPNSLLSKEYIYNVAISRAKDHLWIICPFNAIKNNWHVNKLMEVAGNNKTLVQADDLENYLFERKDYIIQNTYLTGHDNINVFGQVEMSYFIKAGATAIDIQLRK